Proteins encoded in a region of the Leopardus geoffroyi isolate Oge1 chromosome E2, O.geoffroyi_Oge1_pat1.0, whole genome shotgun sequence genome:
- the FOSB gene encoding protein fosB isoform X1 yields MFQAFPGDYDSGSRCSSSPSAESQYLSSVDSFGSPPTAAASQECAGLGEMPGSFVPTVTAITTSQDLQWLVQPTLISSMAQSQGQPLASQPPAVDPYDMPGTSYSTPGMSGYGSGGASGSGGPSTSGTASGPGPARPARARPRRPREETLTPEEEEKRRVRRERNKLAAAKCRNRRRELTDRLQAETDQLEEEKAELESEIAELQKEKERLEFVLVAHKPGCKIPYEEGPGPGPLAEVRDLPGSASAKEDGFSWLLPPPPPPPLPFQTGQDASPNLTASLFTHSEVQVLGDPFPVVNPSYTSSFVLTCPDVSAFTGAQRPSGSDQPSDPLNSPSLLAL; encoded by the exons ATGTTTCAAGCTTTCCCCGGAGACTACGACTCCGGCTCCCGGTGCAGCTCCTCACCCTCCGCCGAGTCTCAGTATCTGTCTTCGGTGGACTCCTTCGGCAGTCCACCCACTGCCGCCGCCTCCCAG GAGTGCGCCGGTCTCGGGGAAATGCCCGGTTCCTTCGTGCCCACGGTCACCGCGATCACAACCAGCCAGGACCTCCAGTGGCTCGTGCAACCCACCCTCATCTCTTCCATGGCCCAGTCCCAGGGGCAACCACTGGCCTCCCAGCCCCCGGCCGTCGACCCCTACGACATGCCAGGAACCAGTTACTCCACGCCGGGCATGAGTGGCTACGGCAGTGGCGGAGCCAGTGGCAGTGGTGGGCCTTCCACCAGCGGAACGGCCAGCGGACCTGGGCCTGCCCGTCCGGCCCGAGCCCGGCCTAGGAGACCCCGAGAGGAGACG CTTACTccggaagaggaggagaagagaagggttCGCCGGGAAAGAAACAAACTGGCAGCCGCAAAGTGTAGGAACCGTCGGCGGGAACTGACTGACCGACTCCAGGCG GAGACAGATCAgctggaggaagaaaaggcagagctgGAGTCGGAGATCGCCGAGCTCCAAAAGGAGAAGGAACGTCTGGAGTTTGTGCTGGTGGCCCACAAACCGGGCTGCAAGATCCCCTACGAAgaggggccggggccgggcccgCTGGCGGAGGTGAGAGATTTGCCGGGGTCAGCATCCGCTAAGGAAGATGGTTTCAGCTGGCTGCTgccgcccccaccaccaccgcccctGCCCTTCCAGACCGGCCAAGACGCATCCCCCAACCTGACAGCTTCTCTCTTTACACACAGTGAAGTTCAAGTCCTCGGTGACCCCTTCCCCGTTGTTAACCCTTCGTACACTTCCTCGTTTGTCCTCACCTGCCCGGACGTCTCCGCGTTCACCGGCGCCCAACGCCCCAGCGGCAGTGACCAGCCTTCCGACCCCCTGAACTCGCCCTCCCTTCTTGCTCTGTGA
- the FOSB gene encoding protein fosB isoform X2 yields MFQAFPGDYDSGSRCSSSPSAESQYLSSVDSFGSPPTAAASQSQGQPLASQPPAVDPYDMPGTSYSTPGMSGYGSGGASGSGGPSTSGTASGPGPARPARARPRRPREETLTPEEEEKRRVRRERNKLAAAKCRNRRRELTDRLQAETDQLEEEKAELESEIAELQKEKERLEFVLVAHKPGCKIPYEEGPGPGPLAEVRDLPGSASAKEDGFSWLLPPPPPPPLPFQTGQDASPNLTASLFTHSEVQVLGDPFPVVNPSYTSSFVLTCPDVSAFTGAQRPSGSDQPSDPLNSPSLLAL; encoded by the exons ATGTTTCAAGCTTTCCCCGGAGACTACGACTCCGGCTCCCGGTGCAGCTCCTCACCCTCCGCCGAGTCTCAGTATCTGTCTTCGGTGGACTCCTTCGGCAGTCCACCCACTGCCGCCGCCTCCCAG TCCCAGGGGCAACCACTGGCCTCCCAGCCCCCGGCCGTCGACCCCTACGACATGCCAGGAACCAGTTACTCCACGCCGGGCATGAGTGGCTACGGCAGTGGCGGAGCCAGTGGCAGTGGTGGGCCTTCCACCAGCGGAACGGCCAGCGGACCTGGGCCTGCCCGTCCGGCCCGAGCCCGGCCTAGGAGACCCCGAGAGGAGACG CTTACTccggaagaggaggagaagagaagggttCGCCGGGAAAGAAACAAACTGGCAGCCGCAAAGTGTAGGAACCGTCGGCGGGAACTGACTGACCGACTCCAGGCG GAGACAGATCAgctggaggaagaaaaggcagagctgGAGTCGGAGATCGCCGAGCTCCAAAAGGAGAAGGAACGTCTGGAGTTTGTGCTGGTGGCCCACAAACCGGGCTGCAAGATCCCCTACGAAgaggggccggggccgggcccgCTGGCGGAGGTGAGAGATTTGCCGGGGTCAGCATCCGCTAAGGAAGATGGTTTCAGCTGGCTGCTgccgcccccaccaccaccgcccctGCCCTTCCAGACCGGCCAAGACGCATCCCCCAACCTGACAGCTTCTCTCTTTACACACAGTGAAGTTCAAGTCCTCGGTGACCCCTTCCCCGTTGTTAACCCTTCGTACACTTCCTCGTTTGTCCTCACCTGCCCGGACGTCTCCGCGTTCACCGGCGCCCAACGCCCCAGCGGCAGTGACCAGCCTTCCGACCCCCTGAACTCGCCCTCCCTTCTTGCTCTGTGA